A genomic stretch from Bos javanicus breed banteng chromosome 29, ARS-OSU_banteng_1.0, whole genome shotgun sequence includes:
- the MS4A18 gene encoding membrane-spanning 4-domains subfamily A member 18 isoform X1, which produces MMEQGVGANTVPGVTAPGNVYMIQARNPVAPGSKGQPVGMATYLTSRVTESDAGRANLQTPRVVIQNPAEVNATQGPPTALQHPTAVASLQTPPGEIQYSLGTTDLQTQPGGPQNPPTCAPGPMYTSNQFQWNMPFGSSFTFDPKKFIKDEVRTLGAIQILIGLTHIFTAINPSLYRQYSYSAISGYLVWGGIFFIISGSLSVEAEKDRSSCMVHGSVGMNVVSAIVSLAGVLLLLVDLIRNPAIDVKTVSGGLLPFVLLEFCLTCVVSHFGCQATCWNQFVNRTEVPTIVIANPANTPTGPFNATYSTTGHVNVITSSANPTSPTNAAAMVPPVPS; this is translated from the exons ATGATGGAGCAGGGAGTTGGAGCCAACACTGTGCCTGGTGTTACGGCACCAGGTAATGTGTACATGATCCAAGCCAGGAATCCTGTGGCTCCTGGGAGCAAGGGGCAGCCTGTGGGCATGGCCACTTACTTAACATCCAGAGTGACCGAGAGTGATGCAGGAAGAGCGAACTTACAGACGCCACGCGTGGTGATCCAGAATCCAGCGGAAGTGAATGCCACACAGGGTCCGCCCACTGCGCTTCAGCATCCGACAGCAGTGGCCAGTTTGCAGACCCCACCTGGGGAGATCCAGTACTCACTGGGAACCACAGACCTCCAAACCCAGCCTGGAGGCCCTCAGAATCCCCCCACATGTGCCCCTGGGCCGATGTATACCTCCAACCAGTTCCAATGGAACATGCCATTTGGATCATCTTTTACGTTCGATCCCAAGAAATTCATAAAGGACGAGGTCAGGACACTAGGG GCCATCCAGATTCTCATCGGCCTGACTCACATCTTCACTGCCATCAATCCTTCACTGTATCGTCAATATTCTTATTCCGCAATATCAGGGTACCTGGTCTGGGGAGGAATATTC TTTATCATCTCTGGATCGCTCTCAGTGGAGGCTGAAAAGGACCGCAGTTCTTGCATG GTGCATGGCAGCGTCGGCATGAACGTGGTCAGCGCTATCGTTTCCCTGGCTGGGGTCTTGCTTCTTCTTGTGGATCTGATCCGTAACCCGGCG ATTGACGTGAAGACAGTTTCCGGTGGTCTCCTCCCCTTCGTCCTGCTGGAGTTCTGCCTCACTTGTGTGGTCTCGCATTTTGGGTGCCAGGCTACATGTTGGAACCAGTTTGTG AACAGGACAGAGGTTCCAACCATAGTCATTGCCAACCCAGCCAACACTCCCACCGGCCCCTTCAACGCTACTTACAGTACCACTGGCCATGTCAACGTTATCACCAGCTCTGCcaaccccacctcccccaccaatGCTGCAGCGATGGTGCCCCCTGTACCCTCCTAG
- the MS4A18 gene encoding membrane-spanning 4-domains subfamily A member 18 isoform X3, with protein sequence MMEQGVGANTVPGVTAPGNVYMIQARNPVAPGSKGQPVGMATYLTSRVTESDAGRANLQTPRVVIQNPAEVNATQGPPTALQHPTAVASLQTPPGEIQYSLGTTDLQTQPGGPQNPPTCAPGPMYTSNQFQWNMPFGSSFTFDPKKFIKDEVRTLGAIQILIGLTHIFTAINPSLYRQYSYSAISGYLVWGGIFIDVKTVSGGLLPFVLLEFCLTCVVSHFGCQATCWNQFVNRTEVPTIVIANPANTPTGPFNATYSTTGHVNVITSSANPTSPTNAAAMVPPVPS encoded by the exons ATGATGGAGCAGGGAGTTGGAGCCAACACTGTGCCTGGTGTTACGGCACCAGGTAATGTGTACATGATCCAAGCCAGGAATCCTGTGGCTCCTGGGAGCAAGGGGCAGCCTGTGGGCATGGCCACTTACTTAACATCCAGAGTGACCGAGAGTGATGCAGGAAGAGCGAACTTACAGACGCCACGCGTGGTGATCCAGAATCCAGCGGAAGTGAATGCCACACAGGGTCCGCCCACTGCGCTTCAGCATCCGACAGCAGTGGCCAGTTTGCAGACCCCACCTGGGGAGATCCAGTACTCACTGGGAACCACAGACCTCCAAACCCAGCCTGGAGGCCCTCAGAATCCCCCCACATGTGCCCCTGGGCCGATGTATACCTCCAACCAGTTCCAATGGAACATGCCATTTGGATCATCTTTTACGTTCGATCCCAAGAAATTCATAAAGGACGAGGTCAGGACACTAGGG GCCATCCAGATTCTCATCGGCCTGACTCACATCTTCACTGCCATCAATCCTTCACTGTATCGTCAATATTCTTATTCCGCAATATCAGGGTACCTGGTCTGGGGAGGAATATTC ATTGACGTGAAGACAGTTTCCGGTGGTCTCCTCCCCTTCGTCCTGCTGGAGTTCTGCCTCACTTGTGTGGTCTCGCATTTTGGGTGCCAGGCTACATGTTGGAACCAGTTTGTG AACAGGACAGAGGTTCCAACCATAGTCATTGCCAACCCAGCCAACACTCCCACCGGCCCCTTCAACGCTACTTACAGTACCACTGGCCATGTCAACGTTATCACCAGCTCTGCcaaccccacctcccccaccaatGCTGCAGCGATGGTGCCCCCTGTACCCTCCTAG
- the MS4A18 gene encoding membrane-spanning 4-domains subfamily A member 18 isoform X2, with amino-acid sequence MMEQGVGANTVPGVTAPGNVYMIQARNPVAPGSKGQPVGMATYLTSRVTESDAGRANLQTPRVVIQNPAEVNATQGPPTALQHPTAVASLQTPPGEIQYSLGTTDLQTQPGGPQNPPTCAPGPMYTSNQFQWNMPFGSSFTFDPKKFIKDEVRTLGAIQILIGLTHIFTAINPSLYRQYSYSAISGYLVWGGIFFIISGSLSVEAEKDRSSCMIDVKTVSGGLLPFVLLEFCLTCVVSHFGCQATCWNQFVNRTEVPTIVIANPANTPTGPFNATYSTTGHVNVITSSANPTSPTNAAAMVPPVPS; translated from the exons ATGATGGAGCAGGGAGTTGGAGCCAACACTGTGCCTGGTGTTACGGCACCAGGTAATGTGTACATGATCCAAGCCAGGAATCCTGTGGCTCCTGGGAGCAAGGGGCAGCCTGTGGGCATGGCCACTTACTTAACATCCAGAGTGACCGAGAGTGATGCAGGAAGAGCGAACTTACAGACGCCACGCGTGGTGATCCAGAATCCAGCGGAAGTGAATGCCACACAGGGTCCGCCCACTGCGCTTCAGCATCCGACAGCAGTGGCCAGTTTGCAGACCCCACCTGGGGAGATCCAGTACTCACTGGGAACCACAGACCTCCAAACCCAGCCTGGAGGCCCTCAGAATCCCCCCACATGTGCCCCTGGGCCGATGTATACCTCCAACCAGTTCCAATGGAACATGCCATTTGGATCATCTTTTACGTTCGATCCCAAGAAATTCATAAAGGACGAGGTCAGGACACTAGGG GCCATCCAGATTCTCATCGGCCTGACTCACATCTTCACTGCCATCAATCCTTCACTGTATCGTCAATATTCTTATTCCGCAATATCAGGGTACCTGGTCTGGGGAGGAATATTC TTTATCATCTCTGGATCGCTCTCAGTGGAGGCTGAAAAGGACCGCAGTTCTTGCATG ATTGACGTGAAGACAGTTTCCGGTGGTCTCCTCCCCTTCGTCCTGCTGGAGTTCTGCCTCACTTGTGTGGTCTCGCATTTTGGGTGCCAGGCTACATGTTGGAACCAGTTTGTG AACAGGACAGAGGTTCCAACCATAGTCATTGCCAACCCAGCCAACACTCCCACCGGCCCCTTCAACGCTACTTACAGTACCACTGGCCATGTCAACGTTATCACCAGCTCTGCcaaccccacctcccccaccaatGCTGCAGCGATGGTGCCCCCTGTACCCTCCTAG